A genomic window from Engraulis encrasicolus isolate BLACKSEA-1 chromosome 14, IST_EnEncr_1.0, whole genome shotgun sequence includes:
- the mych gene encoding myelocytomatosis oncogene homolog isoform X1 produces the protein MLSGLSFSDFSSDSAKMLQSFSPSRDWFYDSEPLLFDEELCQSLMQSIPTPPQSPPLKSDLSKELSKEDQLELVSELLLEDQDFLHLSRLCDFMHDNDASIVKDQQIGVSDADDCLWHLGEKSMDKLPVLSTSPLLSDIDTYIFEEIAGSTLQCHDVSLESKASSEKEDFLLDSQEQSESSSDYGSLSAGGDSSTSDSEEEIDVVTVRRSSTRAQQREQQEESRREQLRALKRCHLEIQQQHNYAAPRPSSPVRTEHHSSSSKRSRTSDLSHHRLSLSGRPRGIAARHSAEVEDEEERRRTHNVMERQRRNELKNCFLRLRDHVPELSNNDKASKVVILKRARDSIRSLEVENQKLNSKKDKLRDRHDWLKSRLEQLRRS, from the exons ATGCTGAGCGGATTGTCTTTTTCTGATTTTTCTTCAGATTCTGCCAAGATGTTGCAGAGTTTCTCCCCCTCGCGCGACTGGTTCTACGACTCGGAACCGCTGCTCTTTGACGAGGAGTTATGCCAGAGTCTGATGCAGTCGATACCCACGCCGCCACAGTCCCCACCACTCAAGTCGGATTTAAGTAAAGAATTATCCAAAGAGGATCAGTTGGAACTTGTCTCAGAACTTTTGCTGGAAGATCAGGACTTTCTTCATCTGTCTCGTCTTTGTGATTTTATGCACGACAACGATGCCTCTATTGTCAAAGACCAACAGATCGGCGTTTCGGATGCGGACGATTGCTTGTGGCATTTGGGAGAGAAATCAATGGACAAGTTACCTGTGCTCTCAACCAGCCCACTGCTCTCAGACATCGACACCTACATTTTCGAGGAGATTGCCGGCTCTACGCTGCAGTGCCACGACGTGTCGCTGGAGAGCAAGGCTTCTTCGGAAAAGGAGGACTTCTTGTTAGACAGCCAGGAGCAGAGTGAATCGTCCTCGGATTATGGCTCTCTTTCTGCTGGTGGTGATTCATCGACAAGCGATTCTG aGGAAGAGATTGATGTTGTAACTGTCAGAAGGTCCAGCACGCGAGCCCAACAGCgcgagcagcaggaggagagtcGGCGAGAGCAGCTGCGAGCTCTGAAGCGCTGCCACTTGGAGATCCAGCAGCAGCACAACTACGCGGCGCCTCGGCCCTCCTCCCCCGTCCGGACCGAACACCACTCCTCTTCCAGCAAACGCTCACGCACCTCGGACCTGTCCCACCACCGGCTATCCCTCTCTGGTAGGCCGCGAGGGATCGCTGCCAGGCACTCGGCAGAagtagaggacgaggaggagaggcgaCGGACGCACAACGTGATGGAGAGGCAGCGGCGGAACGAGCTGAAGAACTGCTTTCTGCGCCTGCGAGACCACGTGCCCGAACTGTCCAATAACGACAAAGCGTCCAAAGTGGTGATTTTGAAACGGGCAAGGGACAGTATCAGAAGCCTGGAGGTAGAGAACCAGAAACTGAACTCCAAGAAAGACAAACTGAGAGACAGGCACGATTGGCTCAAATCCAGATTGGAGCAGCTGAGGAGGTCATGA
- the mych gene encoding myelocytomatosis oncogene homolog isoform X2, with protein MLQSFSPSRDWFYDSEPLLFDEELCQSLMQSIPTPPQSPPLKSDLSKELSKEDQLELVSELLLEDQDFLHLSRLCDFMHDNDASIVKDQQIGVSDADDCLWHLGEKSMDKLPVLSTSPLLSDIDTYIFEEIAGSTLQCHDVSLESKASSEKEDFLLDSQEQSESSSDYGSLSAGGDSSTSDSEEEIDVVTVRRSSTRAQQREQQEESRREQLRALKRCHLEIQQQHNYAAPRPSSPVRTEHHSSSSKRSRTSDLSHHRLSLSGRPRGIAARHSAEVEDEEERRRTHNVMERQRRNELKNCFLRLRDHVPELSNNDKASKVVILKRARDSIRSLEVENQKLNSKKDKLRDRHDWLKSRLEQLRRS; from the exons ATGTTGCAGAGTTTCTCCCCCTCGCGCGACTGGTTCTACGACTCGGAACCGCTGCTCTTTGACGAGGAGTTATGCCAGAGTCTGATGCAGTCGATACCCACGCCGCCACAGTCCCCACCACTCAAGTCGGATTTAAGTAAAGAATTATCCAAAGAGGATCAGTTGGAACTTGTCTCAGAACTTTTGCTGGAAGATCAGGACTTTCTTCATCTGTCTCGTCTTTGTGATTTTATGCACGACAACGATGCCTCTATTGTCAAAGACCAACAGATCGGCGTTTCGGATGCGGACGATTGCTTGTGGCATTTGGGAGAGAAATCAATGGACAAGTTACCTGTGCTCTCAACCAGCCCACTGCTCTCAGACATCGACACCTACATTTTCGAGGAGATTGCCGGCTCTACGCTGCAGTGCCACGACGTGTCGCTGGAGAGCAAGGCTTCTTCGGAAAAGGAGGACTTCTTGTTAGACAGCCAGGAGCAGAGTGAATCGTCCTCGGATTATGGCTCTCTTTCTGCTGGTGGTGATTCATCGACAAGCGATTCTG aGGAAGAGATTGATGTTGTAACTGTCAGAAGGTCCAGCACGCGAGCCCAACAGCgcgagcagcaggaggagagtcGGCGAGAGCAGCTGCGAGCTCTGAAGCGCTGCCACTTGGAGATCCAGCAGCAGCACAACTACGCGGCGCCTCGGCCCTCCTCCCCCGTCCGGACCGAACACCACTCCTCTTCCAGCAAACGCTCACGCACCTCGGACCTGTCCCACCACCGGCTATCCCTCTCTGGTAGGCCGCGAGGGATCGCTGCCAGGCACTCGGCAGAagtagaggacgaggaggagaggcgaCGGACGCACAACGTGATGGAGAGGCAGCGGCGGAACGAGCTGAAGAACTGCTTTCTGCGCCTGCGAGACCACGTGCCCGAACTGTCCAATAACGACAAAGCGTCCAAAGTGGTGATTTTGAAACGGGCAAGGGACAGTATCAGAAGCCTGGAGGTAGAGAACCAGAAACTGAACTCCAAGAAAGACAAACTGAGAGACAGGCACGATTGGCTCAAATCCAGATTGGAGCAGCTGAGGAGGTCATGA